One stretch of Epinephelus lanceolatus isolate andai-2023 chromosome 15, ASM4190304v1, whole genome shotgun sequence DNA includes these proteins:
- the LOC144467024 gene encoding uncharacterized protein LOC144467024: MWFRGNSFSLVQARGRTASLVQARGRTASLVQARGRTASLVQARGRTASLVQARGRTASLVQARGRTASLVQARGCSASLVQARGRIASLVQLRTATQRRSLSLKRSRTDPPASAARDFIPAQRRPLRPLHQFSSGFNTAWAIHQDYPSENFQRVTPSGQGFLTTQPPELTATQETNAAVAALLVAQGLSAGGAWSAQGSGGVEPAPASVEECFNDTFEEVGESVNSFSNGREEVGGTAGAQQRERASISEEHGPSPPPPPHRRLFHEGISVEALWSHQESLFPPLDTSLQHQHEVSKDLFSTSTPVKAGVADTGAASAPAAGRGVCVGNLPTIPTLLRGDDYIPDFDDLLDSTGDYRHSNLPNLLTLSPIPASFPPPPAVFADVVVENGEEESIVFVDVYPGQASTPPLPPRVLLPPPSPIPLPRPPPSAVGVVVDAVDESVVFVDAYPGQASTPPPTTPPQPIPLPLPPPVGVVVDAGVESVVNHTPPPSSPPQPPVPLPLSPSVGVVVDAGVESVVNHTSPPSTPPPPTPPQPITDPVSPSDSPIPEPALARENVLLKIRCRQQARLIKREQRQKRIAETRYLLLASERRNLIRNSKTNKRRYRALNTQVQLIKQSVGTLIELQHTTTTSINNLVDALCRKTGTHSK, encoded by the exons ATGTGGTTCAGAGGAAACAGTTTTTCTCTGGTGCAAGCTAGGGGACGCACGGCCTCTCTGGTGCAGGCTAGGGGACGCACGGCTTCTCTGGTGCAGGCTAGGGGACGCACTGCCTCTCTGGTGCAGGCTAGGGGACGCACGGCTTCTCTGGTGCAGGCTAGGGGACGCACGGCCTCTCTGGTGCAGGCTAGGGGACGCACGGCCTCTCTGGTGCAGGCTAGGGGATGCAGTGCCTCTCTGGTGCAGGCTAGGGGACGCATTGCCTCTCTGGTCCAGCTCAGGA CTGCAACACAAAGACGCTCACTTTCGTTGAAAAGGAGCAGAACAGACCCTCCAGCCTCTGCTGCTAGAGATTTTATACC TGCACAGCGCAGGCCGCTGAGACCCCTCCATCAGTTCTCTAGCGGGTTTAACAC TGCCTGGGCGATTCACCAGGACTACCCATCTGAAAATTTCCAGAGGGTTACACCGTCAGGACAAGGATTTCTCAC tacTCAACCGCCTGAGCTGACGGCCACGCAAGAAACAAACGCTGCGGTAGCTGCGTTACTGGTTGCCCAGGGATTATCTGCGGGTGGAGCGTGGAGCGCACAAGGATCAGGCGGTGTAGAACCGGCTCCAGCGAGTGTTGAGGAGTGCTTCAACGACACATTCGAGGAGGTCGGGGAGTCTGTGAACTCGTTTTCTAACGGCCGAGAGGAAGTCGGCGGAACAGCGGGCGCCCAGCAGCGTGAGAGGGCATCGATCAGTGAGGAACACggaccatctcctcctcctcctccgcaccGGCGGCTATTTCACGAGGGAATATCTGTAGAGGCTTTGTGGAGTCATCAGGAGTCGCTCTTCCCACCACTGGACACCAGCCTACAGCATCAGCACGAAGTAAGCAAAGATCTGTTTTCTACAAGTACACCTGTGAAGGCTGGCGTTGCTGATACTGGTGCTGCTTCTGCTCCCGCAGCggggagaggtgtgtgtgtggggaatcTCCCCACAATCCCTACATTATTAAGAGGTGATGACTATATTCCAGATTTTGATGACCTGTTAGACAGTACTGGTGATTACAGACACAGTAACTTACccaatttactgacattatcaccTATACCCGCTTcatttcctccccctcccgcTGTTTTTGCTGACGTTGTTGTTGAAAATGGTGAAGAGGAGAGCATAGTATTTGTTGACGTATATCCAGGCCAGGCCTCCACCCCGCCGCTACCCCCCAGggtcctcctcccccctccatcCCCTATCCCTCTTCCCAGGCCTCCCCCatcagctgttggtgttgttgttgatgctgttgaTGAGAGCGTGGTATTTGTTGACGCATATCCAGGCCAAGCCTCCACCCCGCCTCCAACTACCCCTCCTCAGCCTATCCCTCTCCCCCTGCCTCCTCCAGTAGGTGTGGTTGTTGATGCCGGTGTTGAGAGTGTCGTAAACCATACGCCCCCGCCCTCCAGCCCTCCTCAGCCTCCTGTCCCTCTCCCCCTGTCTCCTTCAGTAGGGGTGGTTGTTGATGCCGGTGTTGAGAGTGTCGTAAACCATACGTCCCCGCCGTCCACCCCGCCTCCACCTACTCCTCCTCAGCCTATTACCGACCCTGTCTCACCCTCTGATTCTCCCATACCAGAGCCTGCTCTAGCAAGAGAGAACGTATTGCTCAAAATCAGGTGCAGGCAGCAGGCTAGGTTAATCAAGCGCGAACAGCGGCAGAAAAGAATTGCCGAGACGCGATACCTCCTCCTGGCAAGCGAGCGGCGAAACCTGATTAGGAACAGTAAAACTAACAAGCGACGCTACAGAGCCCTTAATACACAGGTACAGTTGATTAAACAGAGCGTCGGTACCTTAATTGAACTACAGCACACAACCACAACATCAATAAATAATCTAGTAGACGCATTGTGTAgaaaaacaggaacacacagTAAGTAG